Proteins from a genomic interval of Synergistaceae bacterium:
- a CDS encoding SDR family oxidoreductase: MDRKTVFVFSANSPAVIDPFLSAASPDINIFFTAASVEDASLLKQKLSETGSEVGYSIFDGHNLADIASAVVDCAEKFGGIDLLLFGEWEKSEDRLFLDIEDSEFVRCTDMLLGFFRLCRCAVPYMIGRDGAAIALPTDNAEPASLISGMYRSASLAMVRILADELSGCGIDVKALPATEDSLTEAFLNLL, translated from the coding sequence TTGGATAGAAAGACAGTGTTTGTATTCTCGGCGAACTCGCCAGCCGTTATTGATCCTTTTCTCTCTGCAGCTTCGCCTGATATAAATATTTTTTTCACTGCCGCCTCAGTTGAAGATGCGTCATTACTTAAACAGAAATTGTCAGAGACAGGATCTGAAGTAGGCTATTCCATCTTTGACGGACATAATCTCGCTGACATTGCTTCGGCTGTAGTTGACTGTGCGGAGAAGTTCGGCGGTATTGACCTGTTGTTGTTCGGGGAATGGGAAAAGAGTGAGGATAGGCTTTTTCTGGATATTGAGGATAGCGAGTTTGTCCGCTGCACTGATATGCTCCTTGGCTTTTTCCGCCTATGCAGGTGCGCAGTTCCGTATATGATCGGCAGAGACGGAGCGGCAATCGCACTGCCAACAGACAACGCAGAACCAGCTAGCCTGATATCCGGGATGTATCGCAGCGCGTCTCTGGCAATGGTGAGGATCCTGGCAGACGAACTATCCGGCTGCGGTATAGATGTAAAAGCCTTACCAGCCACCGAGGACTCGTTGACGGAAGCCTTCCTTAATTTGCTTTGA